In a single window of the Nicotiana tomentosiformis chromosome 8, ASM39032v3, whole genome shotgun sequence genome:
- the LOC104111522 gene encoding probable aspartyl protease At4g16563 produces MASSSVFFTLFTFFSLFLLSSYAETLVFPLTHSFSKTQYNSTHHLLKSTSARSATRLHHHRHPHRQVSLPLTPGSDYTLSFSLGSQTISLYMDTGSDVVWLPCHPFDCILCEGKYNPSTIPNPGPLNLTSAVPVTCKSRSCSAVHSSMSSSNLCAMAKCPLEDIEISDCKSYTCPPFYYAYGDGSFIAKLYSDKLSIPTSSPSSLILHNFTFGCAHSALGEPIGVAGFGRGKLSLPAQLAINSPEIGNFFSYCLVSHSFDTTKVHKPSPLILGRYSVDEKMKQMKDYEIGYAYTPMLENPKHPYFYCVGLEAVTIGKMKIPAPASLRRVDGRGNGGMVVDSGTTFTMLPHVFYETVVTEFDKQVGPVYKRVYPVEERTGLSPCYYLDKGSSNVPQLLLHFGGNSSVVMPKRNYFYEFLDGGDDGKLKRKVWCVMLMNGGVEEESGPAGLLGNYQQQGFEVVYDLEKKRVGFARRKCASLWDNLNQH; encoded by the coding sequence ATGGCTTCTTCCTCTGTTTTCTTCACTCTTTTCACTTTCTTCTCACTCTTCCTTCTCTCCTCCTACGCAGAAACGTTAGTTTTCCCTTTAACACATTCTTTCTCAAAAACCCAATACAACAGTACTCACCATCTCCTCAAATCCACCTCCGCTCGCTCCGCCACTCGCCTCCACCACCACCGTCATCCCCACCGTCAAGTTTCCCTCCCTCTCACTCCGGGAAGTGATTACACACTCTCCTTTTCTCTTGGCTCTCAAACTATTTCCCTCTACATGGATACTGGCAGCGACGTCGTTTGGCTCCCTTGTCACCCTTTTGATTGTATCCTCTGTGAAGGCAAGTATAACCCTTCCACTATTCCTAACCCTGGCCCACTCAACCTCACCTCTGCTGTCCCCGTCACGTGCAAGTCACGCTCCTGCTCCGCCGTTCACTCTTCTATGTCTTCCTCTAACCTCTGCGCTATGGCGAAATGCCCGCTCGAAGACATTGAAATTTCCGATTGTAAATCTTACACGTGTCCACCTTTTTACTATGCTTATGGCGACGGCAGTTTTATAGCGAAATTATATAGCGATAAATTATCAATACCCACGTCATCGCCGTCGTCGCTAATTTTGCATAATTTTACGTTCGGCTGTGCTCACAGTGCACTTGGTGAACCTATTGGAGTAGCCGGTTTTGGCCGTGGGAAACTTTCTTTGCCGGCTCAACTCGCTATCAACTCACCCGAAATCGGAAATTTTTTCTCTTATTGTTTAGTTTCTCATTCTTTTGATACTACAAAAGTTCATAAACCGAGTCCGCTTATCCTCGGTCGTTACTCAGTTGATGAAAAAATGAAGCAAATGAAAGATTACGAAATTGGTTATGCTTATACTCCTATGCTCGAAAATCCAAAACACCCGTATTTTTACTGCGTCGGACTTGAAGCAGTGACTATCGGAAAAATGAAGATTCCGGCGCCGGCGAGTTTGCGGCGAGTTGACGGTAGAGGAAACGGAGGAATGGTGGTGGATTCTGGAACGACTTTTACTATGTTGCCGCATGTGTTTTATGAAACAGTGGTAACTGAATTTGATAAACAAGTTGGACCGGTTTATAAGAGAGTGTACCCGGTTGAGGAACGGACCGGACTTAGCCCGTGTTACTATTTGGATAAGGGTTCTTCAAATGTGCCGCAGCTGCTTTTACATTTTGGGGGAAATTCCAGTGTGGTGATGCCTAAGAGGAATTACTTTTATGAATTTTTGGACGGTGGAGATGATGGGAAGTTGAAAAGGAAAGTGTGGTGTGTGATGCTGATGAACGGTGGTGTTGAAGAGGAAAGTGGGCCCGCTGGGTTATTAGGAAATTATCAGCAACAAGGGTTTGAAGTTGTTTATGATTTGGAAAAGAAGAGAGTTGGATTTGCCAGGAGGAAGTGCGCATCTTTGTGGGATAATTTGAATCAGCACTAA